The following coding sequences are from one Devosia neptuniae window:
- a CDS encoding ABC transporter substrate-binding protein, with amino-acid sequence MAQSNTDITVVLSEELDLVDPCMATRSNIGRVILQNISETLTELDVRGDKGLMPRLAESWEDKGDGTWQFKLRPGVTFSDGTAFDANDVKHSFDRVFSDQMSCESARYFADTDLTFTVVDDTTIDVKAEPAQPILPLLMSLVTIVPSETPMEFVRDPIGTGPYVMSEWTAGQQIVLDRRDDYWGEAPAVTKATYLFRSEPAVRAGMVAAGEADIAPQITAEVADNKATDFSYLNSETVYLRIDSQDAPTNDLRVRQALNAAIEREAFIGTVLPEGTELAVAMVPPTTLGWNPNLSPPAFDPELAKKLLAEAKADGVDTSLPIEVVARTENFPNVTEVAEALVQMLNEVGFNATLRMVEVAEHEQYYSKPYPESTGTRLVLAQHDNSRGDPAFSMFFKYDSKGTQSGVNDPKVDDLIARASAATGDERAALWSELFAYVHDDIAADVLLFHMVGLSRVSERLDFTPTIATNQQLQLSEIGFK; translated from the coding sequence ATGGCCCAGTCCAATACCGACATTACCGTGGTGCTTAGCGAGGAACTCGACCTGGTCGATCCCTGCATGGCCACGCGCTCCAATATCGGCCGCGTCATCCTGCAGAATATCAGCGAGACGCTGACCGAGCTGGACGTGCGCGGCGACAAGGGTCTGATGCCCCGCCTGGCCGAAAGCTGGGAAGACAAGGGCGATGGCACCTGGCAGTTCAAGCTGCGCCCGGGCGTGACCTTCTCGGACGGCACCGCGTTCGACGCCAATGACGTCAAGCACTCGTTCGACCGCGTGTTCTCGGACCAGATGAGCTGCGAAAGCGCGCGTTATTTCGCCGATACCGACCTGACCTTCACCGTGGTCGACGACACCACGATCGACGTCAAGGCCGAGCCGGCCCAGCCGATCCTGCCGCTGCTGATGAGTCTGGTCACCATCGTGCCGTCGGAAACGCCGATGGAATTCGTGCGCGACCCGATCGGCACCGGTCCCTATGTGATGAGCGAGTGGACCGCCGGCCAGCAGATCGTGCTCGATCGCCGCGACGATTATTGGGGTGAAGCCCCCGCGGTGACGAAGGCCACCTATCTGTTCCGCTCCGAGCCTGCCGTGCGTGCCGGCATGGTTGCGGCGGGCGAAGCCGATATCGCGCCGCAGATCACGGCGGAAGTGGCTGACAACAAGGCCACCGATTTCAGCTATCTGAATTCGGAAACCGTCTATCTGCGCATCGACAGCCAGGATGCCCCGACCAATGATCTGCGGGTCCGCCAGGCACTGAATGCCGCCATCGAGCGCGAAGCCTTTATCGGCACCGTGCTGCCCGAGGGGACCGAACTGGCTGTGGCCATGGTGCCGCCGACCACTTTGGGCTGGAACCCCAACCTGTCGCCGCCGGCTTTCGATCCGGAACTGGCCAAGAAACTGCTTGCCGAAGCCAAGGCCGACGGCGTGGATACCAGCCTGCCCATTGAAGTCGTGGCACGCACCGAGAACTTCCCCAATGTGACCGAGGTCGCCGAGGCCCTGGTGCAGATGCTCAACGAGGTTGGCTTCAACGCCACGCTGCGCATGGTGGAAGTTGCCGAACACGAGCAGTATTATTCCAAGCCCTATCCCGAAAGCACCGGCACCCGTCTGGTGCTGGCGCAGCACGACAATAGCCGCGGCGACCCGGCCTTCTCGATGTTCTTCAAGTATGACAGCAAGGGCACCCAGTCGGGCGTCAACGACCCCAAGGTGGATGACCTGATTGCCCGCGCTTCGGCGGCAACCGGGGACGAACGTGCGGCCCTGTGGTCCGAACTGTTCGCCTATGTCCATGACGATATCGCTGCGGATGTCCTGCTGTTCCACATGGTTGGCCTCAGCCGCGTCAGCGAGCGTCTGGACTTCACCCCGACCATTGCGACCAACCAGCAGCTGCAGCTGTCGGAGATCGGCTTCAAGTAA
- a CDS encoding ABC transporter permease → MTKLISQRAIASLLSLLGLLVLVFFLSRLTGDPAALFLPIDATEEMKAQFRALNGLDLPLFEQFGRYVWDFLHLDFGQSLRKARPAIEVVMEAYAWTLPLALITMTLVVIASIVLGALAAFNVGGFFDRLVSIVSLVAASAPDFWIAIVAIVIFAINLSWLPTSGVGTPWHWILPIAVLFIRPFGLIVQVVRGSMLGALSAPYVKTARAKGVRNLPIIFVHTLRNAMLPVITVIGDQAAAMLNGAVIVETIFGFPGIGKLMIDSILQRDFNVVLAAIMVTAIAIFLMNILIDLAYGLLDPRIRR, encoded by the coding sequence ATGACCAAACTGATCTCGCAGCGGGCCATTGCCAGCCTGTTGTCGCTCCTGGGCCTGCTGGTGCTGGTCTTCTTCCTGTCGCGCCTCACCGGTGACCCCGCGGCCCTGTTTCTGCCGATCGACGCCACCGAAGAGATGAAGGCGCAGTTTCGCGCGCTGAACGGGCTCGATCTGCCGCTGTTCGAGCAATTCGGCCGCTATGTGTGGGATTTCCTGCATCTGGATTTCGGGCAATCGCTGCGCAAGGCGCGCCCCGCCATCGAAGTGGTGATGGAAGCCTATGCCTGGACGCTGCCGCTGGCGCTGATCACCATGACGCTGGTGGTGATTGCTTCCATCGTGCTGGGCGCGCTGGCTGCCTTCAATGTCGGCGGGTTTTTCGACCGGCTGGTGTCCATCGTTTCGCTGGTCGCCGCCTCGGCGCCCGACTTCTGGATCGCCATCGTCGCCATCGTGATCTTCGCGATCAATCTGAGCTGGCTGCCCACCTCCGGGGTCGGCACGCCCTGGCACTGGATATTGCCGATCGCAGTGCTGTTCATCCGCCCGTTCGGGCTGATCGTGCAGGTGGTGCGTGGCTCGATGCTGGGCGCGCTGTCGGCGCCCTATGTCAAGACGGCCCGCGCCAAGGGCGTGCGCAATTTGCCGATCATTTTCGTACATACGCTGCGCAATGCCATGCTGCCGGTGATTACCGTGATCGGCGACCAGGCCGCTGCTATGCTCAATGGCGCGGTGATCGTCGAGACGATTTTCGGCTTTCCGGGCATCGGCAAGCTGATGATCGATTCCATCCTGCAGCGCGATTTCAATGTCGTGCTGGCCGCCATCATGGTCACCGCCATCGCCATTTTCCTCATGAACATCCTGATCGACCTTGCCTATGGCCTGCTCGATCCGCGCATCCGGCGTTGA
- a CDS encoding ABC transporter permease has translation MSDLSTAIPPAPTKSRAAPLLAMLWRDKLAFVSAIVLIIIVLFALLGPALLSDLATSQNLRGRNSPPFDLARGWAFVLGGDSLGRPMLARLIVAARSTMLVAAGTVLAAMVVGAVLGLLAGYLGKHVSQAIMRLADVIMSFPSLLIAVIVLYVLGPSIPNMILVLAITRIPIYLRTTRAEVLEVRQRMFVQAAVVMGASNGRIILRHILPVVAPTLVTIATLDFAFVMLAESSLSFLGIGIQPPDITWGLMVAQGRPYLTTAWWLAFWPGLLIVITTLSLNLLSNWMRVALDPSQRWRLEARSTKDE, from the coding sequence ATGTCCGATCTGTCCACTGCCATTCCCCCTGCCCCTACAAAGAGCCGCGCCGCGCCGCTGCTGGCCATGTTGTGGCGCGACAAGCTGGCCTTTGTGTCAGCCATCGTGCTCATCATCATCGTGCTGTTCGCGCTGCTGGGCCCGGCTTTACTGAGCGATCTGGCGACCAGCCAGAACCTGCGCGGCCGCAATAGCCCGCCCTTCGATCTGGCGCGGGGCTGGGCTTTTGTTTTGGGCGGCGACTCGCTGGGGCGGCCCATGCTGGCCCGGCTGATCGTTGCCGCCCGCAGCACGATGCTGGTTGCCGCCGGCACGGTGCTTGCCGCCATGGTGGTGGGCGCGGTGCTGGGCCTGTTGGCCGGCTATCTGGGCAAGCATGTGTCGCAGGCGATCATGCGGCTGGCCGACGTGATCATGTCGTTTCCCTCGCTGCTGATCGCGGTGATCGTGCTCTATGTGCTGGGACCCTCGATCCCCAACATGATCCTGGTGCTGGCCATTACCCGCATTCCGATCTATCTGCGCACCACGCGCGCCGAAGTGCTCGAAGTGCGCCAGCGCATGTTCGTGCAGGCGGCGGTGGTGATGGGCGCCTCCAATGGCCGCATCATCCTGCGCCATATCCTGCCGGTGGTGGCGCCGACACTGGTGACCATCGCGACGCTGGATTTCGCCTTCGTCATGCTGGCCGAATCCTCGCTGTCATTCCTGGGCATCGGCATCCAGCCGCCCGACATTACCTGGGGCCTGATGGTTGCCCAGGGCCGCCCCTATCTGACGACCGCCTGGTGGCTGGCCTTCTGGCCGGGGCTATTGATCGTCATCACCACGCTGTCGCTGAACCTGTTGTCCAACTGGATGCGCGTGGCGCTCGACCCGTCCCAGCGCTGGCGGCTGGAAGCCCGGAGCACCAAAGATGAGTAA
- a CDS encoding ABC transporter ATP-binding protein, with product MSNALLEVRNLSVDFHTARGTVHAVRDVSWSINRGETLAVLGESGSGKSVSASAVMNILDIPPAQIIAGEIYFEGQNLLAMSNEQRRAINGKRIAMIFQDPLSHLNPVYPVGWQIAEMMTAHGRPMSEARARTLDLLNRVGIPEPHNAVGKYPHQFSGGQRQRLMIAMALALKPDILIADEPTTALDVTIQADVLALLKELQAETGMGLVLITHDLGVVAEIADRVVVMSQGQIVEQGSVRDVYHAPQHAYTQKLIGSAPGKGQIKTLQPDLPLLLEAKALCKTYGRFTALKDVSLTLARGQSLAVVGESGSGKSTLARAILRLETADSGAAFWKGQDLLAMSPSALLGVRRQIQMVFQDPTQSLNPRMSVYQLISEGWDIHRLMPDRNQRQVRVRELLEQVGLSAEHASRYPHQFSGGQRQRIAIARALALEPELIICDEAVSALDVSIQAQVIALLDDLRERLGISFLFIAHDLGVVRDFADTVIVMKAGEIVERGPTEQIFSAPSHPYTQRLLAAALDPDPDVQAQRRLLATAQA from the coding sequence ATGAGTAACGCCCTGCTTGAAGTGCGCAATCTATCGGTCGATTTCCACACTGCGCGCGGCACGGTGCATGCCGTGCGCGATGTGTCCTGGAGCATCAATCGCGGCGAGACGCTGGCCGTGCTGGGCGAAAGCGGCTCGGGTAAATCGGTCTCGGCCTCGGCGGTGATGAATATTCTCGATATTCCGCCCGCCCAGATCATTGCCGGGGAAATCTATTTCGAGGGCCAGAACCTGCTCGCCATGAGCAATGAACAGCGCCGCGCCATCAATGGCAAGCGCATCGCCATGATCTTCCAGGACCCGCTGAGCCATCTCAACCCGGTCTATCCGGTGGGCTGGCAAATCGCCGAGATGATGACGGCGCATGGCCGTCCGATGAGCGAAGCGCGCGCCCGCACGCTGGACCTATTGAACCGGGTTGGCATTCCCGAACCGCACAACGCGGTGGGCAAATATCCGCACCAATTCTCCGGCGGGCAGCGGCAGCGCCTGATGATCGCCATGGCGCTGGCGCTCAAGCCCGATATCCTGATTGCGGACGAGCCGACCACGGCGCTCGACGTGACCATCCAGGCCGATGTGCTGGCTCTGCTCAAGGAATTGCAGGCCGAGACCGGCATGGGCCTGGTGCTGATCACCCATGATCTGGGCGTCGTCGCCGAAATCGCCGACCGCGTGGTGGTGATGAGCCAAGGGCAAATCGTCGAACAGGGCTCGGTGCGCGATGTGTATCACGCGCCCCAACATGCCTATACGCAAAAGCTGATCGGATCGGCGCCAGGCAAGGGGCAGATCAAGACGCTGCAACCCGACCTGCCGCTGCTGCTCGAGGCCAAGGCCTTGTGCAAGACCTATGGCCGCTTCACCGCGCTCAAGGATGTGTCGCTGACCCTGGCGCGCGGGCAGAGCCTGGCCGTGGTGGGGGAGAGCGGATCGGGCAAATCGACGCTGGCGCGTGCCATCCTGCGGCTCGAAACCGCCGATAGCGGGGCCGCATTCTGGAAGGGGCAGGACCTGCTGGCGATGAGCCCCTCGGCACTGCTGGGAGTGCGCCGGCAGATCCAGATGGTGTTCCAGGACCCCACCCAATCGCTCAATCCGCGGATGTCGGTCTATCAGCTGATTTCCGAAGGCTGGGACATTCACCGGCTGATGCCGGACCGCAACCAGCGGCAGGTGCGGGTGCGCGAACTGCTCGAGCAGGTGGGGCTGAGCGCCGAACATGCCAGCCGCTATCCGCACCAGTTTTCGGGCGGGCAGCGCCAGCGCATCGCCATTGCACGGGCATTGGCGCTCGAACCCGAACTGATCATCTGCGACGAGGCCGTGTCGGCGCTCGACGTGTCGATCCAGGCGCAGGTGATTGCGCTGCTCGATGATCTGCGCGAGCGGCTGGGCATTTCATTCCTGTTCATCGCCCATGACCTAGGCGTGGTGCGGGATTTTGCCGATACCGTCATCGTCATGAAGGCGGGCGAAATCGTCGAGCGGGGACCCACCGAGCAGATTTTCAGCGCGCCGAGCCATCCCTATACCCAGCGCCTGCTGGCGGCGGCGCTCGATCCGGACCCGGACGTGCAGGCGCAGCGCCGCCTTCTTGCTACGGCGCAGGCATGA
- a CDS encoding four-carbon acid sugar kinase family protein produces the protein MTRLVIIADDLTGALDASAPFAMRGLSTVIALDVAGLPEALASGAEIVGVSTDSREIAPEAARAAVADVVSQLPPGVPVFKKIDSRLKGNIAAELDAIPHRSSLVVPAIPAFGRWVRKGQLGGFGLDEPIDVAARLGTHAATASIPDAASQEQIAAALRAQEHDLLIGARGLAEALAEQWSDKAVPAPQLAPDGPVICVIGSTDPITVEQAETLRKRYPGLAYIAAPNGIAAELVTGRLTLLQAVAGAEPAAPAVVAVNLARVLQELRPATGTALVLSGGATAQAILEALGIGLITLVGEALPGLPIARAGGFTIITKSGGFGDKDTLVRLLASSGGHEWE, from the coding sequence ATGACGCGTCTGGTTATCATTGCCGACGATCTGACGGGCGCGCTCGACGCCAGTGCGCCCTTTGCCATGCGGGGATTGTCGACGGTGATCGCGCTGGATGTGGCGGGCTTGCCCGAGGCGCTGGCCAGCGGCGCCGAGATTGTCGGGGTATCGACCGACAGCCGGGAGATTGCGCCGGAGGCGGCGCGGGCGGCTGTTGCCGATGTGGTATCGCAGCTGCCGCCGGGCGTGCCGGTTTTCAAGAAGATCGATTCCCGGCTCAAGGGCAATATTGCCGCCGAGCTGGACGCCATTCCACACCGCAGCAGCCTCGTTGTCCCGGCTATTCCGGCCTTCGGGCGCTGGGTGCGTAAGGGGCAGCTGGGCGGGTTCGGGCTGGATGAACCGATCGATGTGGCGGCGCGGCTGGGGACGCATGCGGCCACGGCCAGCATTCCCGATGCGGCGAGCCAGGAACAGATTGCTGCGGCGCTGCGAGCGCAGGAGCATGACCTGCTGATCGGCGCGCGGGGGCTGGCGGAGGCGCTGGCCGAGCAATGGTCGGACAAGGCTGTGCCGGCGCCGCAGCTGGCGCCGGATGGGCCGGTCATCTGCGTGATCGGCTCGACCGATCCGATCACCGTGGAGCAGGCCGAAACCCTGCGCAAGCGTTATCCGGGGCTGGCCTATATCGCGGCGCCGAACGGAATTGCCGCGGAGCTGGTTACCGGGCGCCTGACGCTGTTGCAGGCAGTAGCGGGTGCGGAGCCGGCGGCGCCGGCAGTGGTTGCGGTCAATCTGGCGCGGGTGCTGCAGGAGCTTAGGCCGGCAACGGGAACGGCTTTGGTGCTGTCGGGGGGTGCGACCGCGCAGGCGATCCTTGAAGCGCTGGGCATCGGGCTGATTACCCTAGTCGGCGAGGCGCTGCCGGGGCTGCCTATTGCCCGGGCCGGCGGTTTCACGATAATCACCAAATCGGGGGGTTTTGGGGACAAGGACACGCTGGTCCGCCTCCTCGCGTCCTCCGGCGGGCACGAATGGGAGTGA
- a CDS encoding FadR/GntR family transcriptional regulator: MSDGLNVRRSLSDAVFDRILRAIKSGAYGVDERLPTEHTLAAEFQVSRPVVRDALQRLRDQGLIYSRRGAGSFVRDHGLREPLGFGQMENLSDLQHCYDFRLTMEPEAAAMAAHRRTDRSLQDIKAALDLLRDATNRQAHRADADFMFHLGIAKASANPYFATAMQALEEHIAVGMRFHGMSLRSTSDGLNHVFIEHTAIFEAIRLGDAEGARQMMKTHLTGSRDRLFEPRQGRV; this comes from the coding sequence ATGTCAGATGGTCTCAACGTCAGACGCAGCCTTTCTGACGCGGTCTTCGACCGGATCCTGCGGGCCATCAAATCGGGCGCCTATGGCGTGGATGAACGCCTGCCCACCGAGCATACGCTGGCGGCCGAATTCCAGGTGTCCCGCCCCGTGGTGCGCGACGCCCTGCAGCGGCTGCGCGACCAGGGCCTGATCTATTCGCGGCGCGGCGCGGGCAGTTTCGTGCGCGACCATGGCCTGCGCGAACCGCTGGGCTTTGGGCAGATGGAGAACCTGTCCGACCTGCAGCATTGCTACGATTTCCGCCTCACCATGGAGCCGGAAGCCGCCGCCATGGCCGCGCATCGCCGCACCGACCGCTCGCTGCAGGACATCAAGGCGGCGCTCGACCTCTTGCGCGACGCCACCAATCGGCAGGCACACCGGGCCGATGCCGATTTCATGTTTCATCTGGGCATCGCCAAGGCTTCCGCCAATCCCTATTTCGCCACCGCTATGCAGGCGCTGGAAGAGCATATCGCGGTGGGCATGCGGTTTCACGGCATGTCGCTGCGCAGCACCAGCGACGGGCTGAACCATGTGTTCATCGAACATACGGCGATCTTTGAAGCCATCCGGCTGGGCGATGCCGAGGGTGCCCGCCAGATGATGAAAACTCACCTGACCGGCTCGCGCGATCGCCTGTTCGAGCCGCGCCAGGGGCGGGTTTAG
- a CDS encoding SDR family NAD(P)-dependent oxidoreductase: MSTALITGASAGIGATYARRLAARGYDLTIVARTTAKLEQLAAELTSAHDIKVEILTADLTDAAQLETIADRLRTGAPIDLLVNNAGDSLPGTFTTTQPADLDWLIQLNITAPTLLASAAVAGMIERGHGSIVNVGSATALLPEYFPGIYPATKAYILTFSQGLAAEVGPKGIYVQAVVPAATRTAIWDRSGVDVDNLPNVMEVDDLVDAALIGFDRKEAVTVPPLGDLSLWQAYETARLSMGPNISGTPAERYRKVA, translated from the coding sequence ATGTCCACCGCACTCATCACCGGCGCTTCGGCCGGCATCGGCGCCACCTATGCCCGCCGCCTCGCCGCCCGCGGCTATGATTTGACCATCGTGGCGCGCACCACGGCCAAGCTCGAACAGCTGGCAGCCGAACTCACCAGCGCCCATGACATCAAAGTGGAAATCCTGACGGCCGACCTCACCGACGCCGCCCAACTGGAAACGATCGCCGATCGCCTCCGCACTGGCGCCCCGATCGACCTGCTCGTCAACAATGCCGGCGATAGCCTGCCGGGCACCTTCACCACCACCCAGCCCGCCGACCTCGATTGGCTGATTCAGCTCAATATCACGGCGCCCACCTTGCTCGCCTCGGCCGCCGTGGCCGGCATGATCGAACGCGGCCATGGCAGCATCGTCAATGTCGGGTCCGCCACCGCCCTGCTGCCTGAATATTTCCCCGGCATTTATCCCGCCACCAAGGCTTATATCCTGACCTTCTCGCAGGGCCTCGCCGCCGAAGTCGGCCCCAAGGGCATCTATGTGCAGGCCGTGGTTCCCGCCGCCACCCGCACCGCGATCTGGGATCGCTCGGGCGTCGATGTCGATAATCTGCCCAATGTCATGGAAGTCGACGATCTGGTCGATGCGGCGCTGATCGGTTTCGATCGCAAGGAAGCCGTCACCGTCCCGCCGCTGGGCGATCTGTCGCTGTGGCAAGCCTATGAGACCGCCCGCCTCAGCATGGGTCCCAATATCAGCGGCACCCCGGCCGAACGCTATCGCAAGGTCGCCTGA
- a CDS encoding TetR/AcrR family transcriptional regulator — MGTSQQQKAQSRKAIVDAAAHLFRERGVDGVSVAQVMDAAGLTHGGFPRHFASKQDLLNEALADALANDGGFVPAGDIMAFASQYLTKQHRDNPGDGCIYATLGTEIARGPAETRHVLSDMIQKQVDAFAAGGKAESTKAIGSWAAMIGGLILARVADNEALSEEILQATRDFVGV, encoded by the coding sequence ATGGGGACCAGCCAGCAACAGAAGGCGCAGAGCCGGAAGGCCATCGTGGATGCCGCCGCGCATTTGTTCCGCGAGCGAGGCGTGGACGGGGTGAGCGTGGCGCAGGTGATGGACGCCGCGGGGCTGACGCATGGCGGGTTTCCGCGCCATTTCGCCAGCAAGCAGGACTTGCTCAACGAGGCGCTGGCCGACGCGCTGGCCAATGACGGCGGCTTTGTGCCGGCCGGCGACATAATGGCCTTTGCCAGCCAATATCTGACCAAGCAGCATCGCGACAATCCCGGCGATGGCTGCATCTATGCGACGCTGGGCACCGAAATCGCGCGGGGGCCGGCCGAGACGCGCCATGTGCTGAGCGACATGATCCAGAAGCAGGTCGATGCCTTTGCCGCCGGCGGCAAGGCGGAAAGCACCAAGGCCATCGGCAGTTGGGCGGCGATGATCGGCGGGCTGATCCTGGCGCGCGTCGCCGACAATGAGGCGCTGTCCGAAGAAATCCTGCAGGCGACGCGGGACTTCGTCGGCGTGTGA
- a CDS encoding membrane-bound PQQ-dependent dehydrogenase, glucose/quinate/shikimate family, translating into MARGENARGAAFWWAMLVATIILIFGLPIAAGGVWLIALGGSWYYLPAGIGLLATAILLYRRSSAAIWVYLVTFIGTLIWALWEAGFNGWAQVPRLVAPSVVLILVLTTLPELRKGDWPLRRGMAAAAVTIIAGLGVVGISQSGVGRLMAQENAPVIETPPAEAAPALPDIAPTAAATPTYVTLETGVDWPAYGGTHKATRYSPLEQITRDNVGQLEQIWEFRTGDLPTDDEAFGNQNTPVKVGDRLYLCSALNKITALDAATGTQFWTYDPVVSTDAIGYNASCRGLVYFEDPTAPADQLCATRVVNLTHDARMIALDTETGQPCPDFGNAGIVNLLEGIGDTAPGFYAPTSPPTLVRDVLVVGSQVSDGQTREAPSGVIRGYSAVTGELEWAWDMGRPGETGAPPEGEVYTPGTPNVWTIASGDDELGLVYLPMGNSAVDYWGGDRSEAENTYSTAIVALDVETGQVRWHYQTVHYDVWDYDLGGQGTLVDFPTADGPVPAIIMPSKQAQFYILNRETGEPLVTIEERPAPQGGVEPERLSPTQPYVTDFPNLLKPELTEADMWGATPLDQLWCRIQFHQASYAGVYTPPTVDQPWIQFPGYNGGSDWGGVAVDPTKGIMIANYNNMPNYNQLVPREEVDALGVLPITDPNYDPDTESGSHGSLSPQALTPYGIRVNAGWRVPFTGLLCKEPPYGGIAAIDLNTRQVLWDRPFGSARKNGPFGIPSMLPVDIGTPNNGGGVITASGLFFIAAATDDILRAIDIETGEEVWQVVLPAGGQATPMTYEAGGRQIVVINAGGHDFMETPIGDYFIAYALPQQVE; encoded by the coding sequence ATGGCGCGAGGTGAAAACGCTAGGGGTGCTGCATTTTGGTGGGCGATGCTGGTCGCCACCATCATCCTGATCTTTGGTTTGCCGATCGCGGCCGGCGGCGTCTGGCTGATCGCCTTGGGTGGGTCCTGGTATTATTTGCCGGCCGGGATTGGCCTGCTCGCGACAGCCATCTTGCTCTATCGGCGGAGCAGCGCGGCGATCTGGGTGTATCTGGTGACCTTTATCGGCACGCTGATCTGGGCGCTGTGGGAGGCCGGGTTCAATGGCTGGGCGCAGGTGCCGCGGCTGGTGGCGCCAAGTGTGGTGCTCATTCTGGTGCTGACCACCCTGCCCGAGTTGCGCAAGGGCGATTGGCCTTTACGCCGTGGCATGGCCGCTGCGGCGGTGACGATTATTGCGGGCCTCGGCGTGGTTGGCATCAGCCAGAGCGGCGTCGGGCGACTGATGGCGCAGGAGAATGCGCCGGTGATCGAAACGCCGCCGGCTGAGGCCGCACCGGCGCTGCCCGATATTGCCCCGACGGCGGCAGCGACACCAACTTATGTTACGCTCGAGACCGGGGTGGATTGGCCCGCCTATGGCGGCACGCATAAGGCGACGCGCTATTCGCCGCTCGAGCAGATCACCCGCGACAATGTAGGCCAGCTTGAACAGATCTGGGAATTCCGCACGGGGGACCTGCCGACCGATGACGAGGCCTTTGGCAACCAGAATACGCCAGTCAAAGTGGGTGACCGGCTTTATCTGTGCTCGGCGCTGAACAAGATCACGGCGCTCGACGCGGCGACGGGCACGCAGTTCTGGACCTATGATCCGGTCGTCTCGACCGACGCCATTGGCTACAATGCCTCGTGCCGGGGGCTGGTCTATTTCGAGGACCCGACCGCACCGGCGGACCAGTTGTGCGCGACGCGCGTGGTGAACCTTACCCATGACGCGCGCATGATCGCCCTCGATACCGAGACGGGACAGCCCTGCCCTGACTTTGGCAATGCCGGTATCGTCAACCTGCTCGAAGGCATTGGCGATACGGCGCCCGGCTTTTACGCACCGACTTCGCCGCCGACGCTGGTGCGCGATGTGCTGGTGGTGGGCAGCCAGGTCAGCGACGGGCAGACACGCGAGGCGCCATCGGGCGTGATCCGCGGCTATAGCGCGGTAACTGGCGAGCTGGAATGGGCTTGGGATATGGGCCGGCCGGGCGAAACTGGGGCGCCGCCCGAGGGCGAAGTCTATACGCCGGGCACGCCCAATGTGTGGACCATTGCCTCGGGCGATGACGAATTGGGGCTGGTCTATCTGCCGATGGGCAATTCGGCCGTCGACTATTGGGGCGGCGACCGGTCCGAGGCGGAAAACACCTATTCGACCGCCATCGTGGCGCTGGATGTCGAGACCGGACAGGTGCGCTGGCATTATCAGACCGTGCATTACGATGTGTGGGACTATGACTTGGGCGGGCAAGGCACGCTGGTGGATTTCCCCACCGCCGATGGGCCCGTTCCGGCCATCATCATGCCCTCCAAGCAGGCGCAATTCTATATCCTCAACCGGGAAACCGGCGAGCCGCTGGTCACCATCGAGGAGCGTCCCGCGCCACAGGGCGGCGTCGAGCCGGAGCGGCTATCGCCGACCCAGCCCTATGTGACGGACTTCCCCAATCTGCTCAAACCCGAGCTGACCGAGGCGGATATGTGGGGCGCGACGCCGCTCGATCAGCTGTGGTGCCGCATCCAGTTCCACCAGGCGAGCTATGCGGGCGTCTACACTCCGCCCACGGTCGACCAGCCCTGGATCCAGTTCCCCGGCTACAACGGCGGCTCGGACTGGGGCGGGGTGGCGGTCGATCCGACCAAGGGCATCATGATCGCCAATTACAACAACATGCCCAATTACAACCAGCTGGTGCCGCGCGAAGAGGTGGACGCACTGGGCGTGTTGCCGATCACCGATCCGAACTATGATCCGGATACCGAATCCGGCTCGCATGGCAGCCTCAGCCCGCAGGCGCTGACGCCCTATGGCATCAGGGTCAATGCCGGCTGGCGGGTGCCGTTCACGGGCCTCCTCTGCAAGGAGCCGCCCTATGGCGGGATTGCGGCGATCGATCTCAATACGCGGCAAGTGCTGTGGGACCGTCCGTTCGGGTCGGCCCGCAAGAATGGTCCCTTCGGCATTCCCTCCATGCTGCCGGTCGATATCGGCACGCCCAATAATGGCGGTGGGGTGATCACGGCTTCGGGGCTGTTCTTCATCGCGGCGGCGACCGACGATATCCTGCGGGCCATCGATATCGAGACTGGCGAGGAAGTATGGCAGGTGGTGCTGCCGGCGGGCGGGCAGGCGACGCCGATGACCTATGAGGCCGGCGGCCGCCAGATCGTGGTGATCAATGCGGGCGGGCACGACTTCATGGAAACCCCGATCGGGGATTATTTCATCGCCTATGCGCTGCCCCAGCAGGTCGAGTAA